The Candidatus Dechloromonas phosphoritropha genome includes a region encoding these proteins:
- a CDS encoding glycosyltransferase: protein MALINLLIWRAFNPSVVAPDVPMRVTGLAYSGFQRWESPFTGRFPSDAELAGDLHKLAGLTTRLRTYSASELPTLPTLAAQAGLQLSAGVWLDHRHPNNEREITAIVEAVSRHPGIERVIAGNETQLRSKLDPIELYGYLDRLRATLSVPVSTAEPWHVWLSQPALAEHVDFITVHLLPYWEGVPVELAVDYALQRYAEVRERFPGKPVVIGEIGWPSNGERVAAAQATPDRQAVFVRTFLERVAGRDLDYFLMEAVDQPWKHASEGTAGAHWGLLDAARQAKFAFTGPVRADPFWSEKALTSAALGLLAMLPLLFFFSPMRLAGRITLALSLQATASFAVLLATVPLLHYLRPFDIVPLALLVPALAMIAAILLVQVLEFAELFWPGSLRHQAAPYPLAAGMRTPFVSIHLACSNEPPAMVIAAIDSLLTLEWPAFEVLVVDNNTGNQALWKPVEAHVRARLAAADKGSDTAASGPSLSFFHLPHWPGYKAGALNFALEHTDPRAEWVAVVDADYLVKPEWLRALAGYFADMAVGVVQSPQAHRDWSDTRLRRMMNWEYDGFFRIGMHHRQERDAAIQHGTMTLIRAAALRDVGGWDVDCVCEDTELGLRLMQAGFRLIYVDQVLGTGLVPTDFAAYQRQRRRWAQGAMQILRRHWAILFGESRLQPAQRYHFIAGWLPWLGDTLHLFFSVAAISWTLGVLAAPQIFGLPIALFVVPLAVFFVTRLALVPLLYSRRVPCPAADVAGAALAGMGLSHSIARGVIAGLSGRRAVFDVTRKGKTSDNPEAPPLQQPGAFASVREESVLLLGLLLCIAALGFAPGDPSAALKGWILALSLQALPYAAAIGCAWLSFRASQSPATKLEPPLAGR from the coding sequence GTGGCACTTATCAACCTGCTGATCTGGCGGGCCTTCAATCCGTCTGTGGTGGCGCCCGATGTGCCAATGCGGGTCACCGGGTTGGCTTACAGCGGCTTCCAGCGTTGGGAAAGCCCGTTCACCGGGCGCTTTCCAAGCGATGCGGAGCTCGCTGGCGACCTGCACAAGCTGGCCGGCCTGACCACTCGCCTGCGTACCTACAGCGCGAGCGAACTGCCAACGTTGCCGACGCTGGCTGCGCAAGCTGGCTTGCAACTAAGCGCCGGGGTCTGGCTTGACCACCGCCACCCGAACAATGAGCGCGAAATCACCGCCATCGTCGAAGCAGTTTCCCGGCACCCAGGCATCGAACGAGTGATCGCCGGTAATGAAACCCAGTTGCGCAGCAAGCTTGATCCGATCGAGCTGTACGGCTATCTCGATCGCCTGCGTGCCACCTTGTCAGTGCCGGTATCCACCGCCGAGCCCTGGCATGTGTGGTTGAGCCAGCCAGCGCTGGCCGAGCATGTGGATTTCATCACCGTACATCTGTTGCCTTACTGGGAAGGGGTACCCGTTGAGCTCGCGGTCGATTACGCGCTGCAGCGCTACGCCGAAGTGCGCGAGCGTTTTCCGGGCAAGCCGGTGGTGATCGGTGAAATCGGCTGGCCGAGCAACGGCGAGCGCGTGGCGGCGGCGCAAGCCACGCCCGATCGTCAGGCGGTGTTCGTGCGTACCTTTCTCGAGCGTGTCGCCGGGCGAGACCTCGATTATTTCCTGATGGAGGCGGTTGACCAACCGTGGAAGCACGCCAGCGAGGGGACTGCCGGCGCTCACTGGGGACTGCTCGACGCAGCGCGGCAGGCGAAGTTCGCCTTCACCGGCCCGGTGCGGGCTGACCCGTTCTGGTCAGAGAAAGCACTCACCTCGGCGGCGTTGGGCTTGCTGGCGATGCTGCCCTTGCTGTTCTTTTTTTCACCGATGCGGCTGGCCGGTCGCATAACTCTTGCTCTGAGCCTGCAGGCGACGGCTTCGTTCGCCGTACTCCTGGCGACGGTGCCCCTCCTGCACTATCTGCGCCCCTTCGACATCGTACCGCTAGCCTTATTGGTGCCTGCACTGGCGATGATCGCCGCGATTCTACTGGTGCAAGTCCTTGAGTTCGCCGAGCTGTTCTGGCCGGGTAGCCTACGCCACCAGGCGGCACCGTACCCGCTCGCTGCCGGCATGCGGACCCCTTTCGTCAGCATTCATCTGGCCTGCAGCAATGAGCCGCCAGCGATGGTAATCGCCGCGATCGACAGCCTGCTGACGCTGGAATGGCCGGCTTTCGAGGTCCTGGTGGTGGACAACAACACGGGTAATCAAGCGCTGTGGAAACCGGTCGAAGCGCATGTTCGCGCCCGTCTGGCGGCAGCGGACAAGGGATCTGACACTGCGGCGTCCGGCCCAAGCCTGAGTTTTTTTCATCTACCACACTGGCCTGGCTACAAGGCCGGAGCGTTGAACTTTGCGCTCGAGCACACCGATCCGCGCGCCGAATGGGTTGCCGTAGTCGACGCCGACTACTTGGTAAAGCCGGAGTGGCTGCGGGCGCTCGCCGGCTATTTCGCCGACATGGCGGTAGGCGTCGTGCAGTCGCCGCAAGCCCATCGCGACTGGTCGGACACGCGCCTGCGCCGCATGATGAACTGGGAGTACGACGGCTTTTTCCGTATCGGCATGCACCACCGCCAGGAACGTGACGCAGCGATCCAGCATGGCACCATGACGCTTATCCGGGCCGCAGCGCTACGCGACGTCGGCGGATGGGATGTCGACTGCGTCTGTGAAGACACCGAACTGGGCCTGCGCCTGATGCAAGCGGGTTTCCGGTTGATTTACGTCGACCAAGTACTGGGCACCGGCCTGGTACCGACCGATTTTGCCGCCTATCAGCGCCAGCGCCGGCGCTGGGCGCAGGGCGCAATGCAGATCCTGCGGCGCCATTGGGCGATCTTGTTCGGTGAATCTCGGCTGCAGCCGGCCCAACGCTACCATTTCATCGCCGGCTGGCTGCCCTGGCTGGGCGACACCTTACATCTATTCTTCAGCGTTGCGGCCATTAGCTGGACCCTGGGTGTGCTCGCTGCGCCGCAGATCTTCGGCTTGCCGATAGCGCTTTTTGTGGTGCCGCTGGCGGTATTTTTTGTCACGCGGCTGGCGCTGGTCCCACTACTCTATAGCCGTCGGGTACCCTGTCCGGCAGCCGATGTTGCTGGCGCGGCGTTGGCCGGCATGGGGCTCTCGCACAGCATCGCCCGCGGCGTCATCGCCGGATTGTCTGGCCGACGTGCTGTTTTCGATGTGACCCGCAAGGGTAAGACCAGCGACAATCCGGAAGCGCCACCCCTTCAGCAACCGGGTGCGTTCGCTTCGGTTCGCGAGGAATCCGTCCTGCTACTGGGCCTGTTGCTGTGCATTGCCGCGCTCGGTTTCGCGCCTGGCGATCCGAGTGCCGCGCTGAAGGGATGGATCCTGGCGCTGAGCCTGCAGGCTTTACCCTATGCCGCGGCCATCGGCTGTGCGTGGCTTTCATTCCGGGCATCCCAGAGTCCAGCCACGAAGCTTGAGCCCCCTCTTGCGGGACGATGA
- a CDS encoding dihydroorotase, translating to MNIAIENGRVIDPKNAVDRNASLYIADGKVAGVGEAPAGFVAERTVDATRCVVCPGLIDLGARLNSIEAELAAAVAGGVTTVVVPPDAVPPLDEPELADRLIHRAKDIGKARVLPLGALTIGLQGERLAELAGLKKAGCIAFSQAKAPVVDTEALLRAMEYAATFSFPVWLQPQDYWLSRNGIAHEGAVASRLGLAGIPVAAETIAIATILQLVRDTGCRVHFTRLSSAAGTVLIGAARDEGLPITCDIGVHHLLLTDYDIGYFNPHARFVPPLRTERDRQALSAAAVAGLAAICSDHTPVDADEKLLPFGEAKAGATGLEVLLPLTLRWAEAAGVALPAALARITAAPAEVLGLQSGQLAVGATADVCIFDPAAIWQLTPDTLKSRGKNSPWTGYLMSGKVKATLVGGRVVYQA from the coding sequence ATGAATATCGCTATTGAAAATGGCCGCGTAATCGACCCGAAAAACGCTGTCGACCGCAACGCTTCTCTGTATATTGCCGACGGCAAGGTGGCGGGCGTCGGCGAGGCGCCGGCCGGCTTCGTCGCCGAGCGCACTGTCGACGCGACCCGGTGCGTCGTTTGCCCCGGGCTGATCGACCTCGGTGCCCGTCTCAACAGCATCGAGGCCGAACTGGCCGCCGCCGTCGCCGGAGGTGTGACTACCGTCGTCGTGCCCCCCGATGCCGTCCCACCCCTCGACGAACCGGAACTGGCAGATCGCCTGATCCACCGCGCCAAGGATATCGGCAAGGCCCGGGTGCTGCCGCTCGGCGCGCTGACCATAGGTCTGCAAGGAGAACGCTTGGCCGAACTGGCCGGCCTGAAAAAGGCGGGCTGTATCGCCTTCTCGCAGGCCAAGGCCCCGGTCGTTGATACCGAGGCGCTGTTGCGGGCCATGGAGTACGCCGCGACCTTCAGCTTTCCGGTCTGGCTTCAGCCACAGGATTACTGGTTGTCGCGCAACGGCATCGCCCACGAAGGCGCGGTGGCCAGCCGACTTGGCCTGGCCGGGATCCCGGTCGCCGCCGAGACCATTGCCATCGCCACCATCCTGCAACTGGTACGCGACACGGGTTGTCGGGTGCATTTCACGCGTCTGTCCTCGGCAGCCGGTACGGTGTTGATCGGTGCGGCCCGCGACGAAGGACTGCCCATCACCTGCGACATCGGCGTCCATCACTTGCTGCTGACCGACTACGACATCGGCTATTTCAACCCGCACGCCCGTTTCGTTCCGCCTCTGCGTACCGAGCGCGACCGCCAGGCGCTGTCGGCAGCGGCGGTCGCCGGGTTGGCGGCAATCTGTTCCGACCATACGCCGGTCGACGCCGACGAAAAGCTGCTGCCGTTTGGCGAGGCCAAGGCGGGCGCGACCGGCCTCGAAGTCCTGTTGCCGCTGACCCTGAGGTGGGCGGAAGCAGCGGGAGTGGCGTTACCCGCGGCACTAGCCCGGATCACAGCGGCGCCGGCCGAGGTGCTCGGGCTGCAAAGCGGGCAGCTTGCCGTGGGGGCGACGGCGGATGTCTGTATTTTCGATCCGGCGGCGATCTGGCAATTGACCCCGGATACCCTCAAGAGCAGAGGCAAGAATTCACCGTGGACCGGCTACCTGATGAGTGGCAAGGTCAAGGCAACCCTGGTTGGCGGGCGGGTTGTTTACCAGGCATAA
- a CDS encoding aspartate carbamoyltransferase catalytic subunit — protein sequence MHNPQLNRTGELIHLLSIEGLPQPVIAQILDTAASFMEVSARDVKKVPLLRGKSVFNLFFENSTRTRTTFDIAAKRLSADVINLDINRSSTAKGETLLDTIDNLCAMHANLFVVRHASSGAPYLIAEHLQRIGRDDVHIINAGDGRHAHPTQGLLDMYTIRHYKKDFTRLRVAIVGDILHSRVARSDIQALTTLGVPEVRAIGPETLLPKHLDKLGVQVFHDMNEGLRDCDVIIMLRLQNERMAGALLPSAGEYFRHYGLTPQNLALARPDAIVMHPGPMNRGVEIHSAVADGPQAVILPQVTFGIAVRMAVMSIVAGN from the coding sequence ATGCATAATCCACAGTTGAACCGAACCGGCGAACTGATCCACCTGTTGTCGATCGAGGGCTTGCCGCAGCCCGTTATTGCCCAGATTCTCGACACCGCCGCCTCGTTCATGGAAGTCTCGGCACGCGATGTCAAGAAAGTGCCCCTGCTGCGCGGCAAGAGCGTCTTCAACCTGTTCTTCGAAAACTCGACACGCACGCGAACGACTTTCGATATCGCCGCCAAGCGCCTCTCGGCCGACGTCATCAATCTCGACATCAATCGTTCGTCGACCGCCAAGGGCGAGACGCTGCTCGATACCATCGACAACCTGTGTGCCATGCACGCCAATCTCTTTGTCGTCCGTCATGCGTCGAGCGGCGCTCCCTACCTAATCGCCGAGCATCTGCAGCGTATCGGCCGTGACGACGTCCACATCATCAACGCCGGCGACGGCCGCCATGCGCACCCAACGCAGGGCCTGCTCGACATGTACACGATCCGTCACTACAAAAAGGACTTCACCCGGTTGCGCGTAGCCATCGTCGGCGACATTCTGCATTCGCGCGTCGCGCGCTCGGACATCCAGGCCCTGACGACGCTGGGTGTGCCGGAAGTTCGCGCCATCGGGCCGGAAACGCTGCTGCCCAAGCATCTTGACAAGCTCGGCGTGCAGGTTTTCCACGACATGAACGAGGGCCTCAGGGATTGCGATGTCATTATCATGCTGCGCCTGCAGAACGAGCGCATGGCCGGCGCGCTGCTGCCGTCGGCAGGCGAATACTTCCGCCACTACGGCCTGACGCCACAGAACTTGGCGCTCGCCAGACCCGACGCCATCGTCATGCACCCGGGGCCGATGAACCGCGGCGTCGAGATTCACTCGGCCGTGGCCGACGGACCGCAGGCGGTGATCCTGCCCCAGGTCACCTTCGGCATCGCGGTGCGCATGGCCGTCATGAGCATCGTTGCGGGGAATTGA
- the pyrR gene encoding bifunctional pyr operon transcriptional regulator/uracil phosphoribosyltransferase PyrR, producing MPPLPSPLPDAEIQCRQLAEQIRPHLHRQPALIGIFSGGAWIAGRLKELLGLPGDIGLIDVSFYRDDFAAKGLHPQVKPTVIPFTVEGRHLILVDDVLYTGRTTRAALNELFDYGRPASVALAVLADRGGRELPIGAAYCVWDVSLSDGESLELSKRDDGRLTWRLANA from the coding sequence ATGCCGCCCCTGCCCAGCCCCCTGCCTGACGCCGAGATCCAGTGCCGTCAACTGGCCGAACAGATTCGCCCGCACCTGCATCGCCAGCCCGCGCTTATAGGCATCTTCAGCGGCGGGGCCTGGATTGCCGGGCGACTCAAGGAACTCCTCGGTCTTCCCGGGGATATCGGGTTGATCGACGTCTCCTTCTACCGCGATGATTTCGCCGCGAAAGGCCTGCATCCGCAGGTCAAGCCGACGGTCATCCCCTTCACTGTCGAAGGTCGTCACCTGATTCTGGTCGATGATGTGCTCTACACCGGGCGCACCACCCGCGCTGCGCTTAACGAACTGTTCGACTATGGTCGCCCGGCGTCGGTGGCGCTGGCGGTACTGGCCGACCGTGGCGGCCGGGAACTGCCGATCGGAGCCGCCTACTGCGTCTGGGATGTGTCCCTGAGCGACGGCGAAAGCCTGGAACTGAGCAAGCGGGACGATGGCCGGCTGACCTGGAGGCTCGCGAATGCATAA
- the ruvX gene encoding Holliday junction resolvase RuvX — protein sequence MPEGTVLAFDFGEKRIGVATGETLLGSAHPLTVIHAESNDDRFAAIGKLVAEWRPVQLVVGLSTHADGTPHEMTRLAQKFAERLRRRFNLPVGLADERLTSLDAEARLREAGHNSKSARPLLDAVAAQLILQTWFESPHHAAPAQPPA from the coding sequence ATGCCTGAAGGCACCGTACTGGCGTTCGATTTTGGCGAAAAGCGCATCGGAGTTGCCACTGGGGAGACCCTGCTCGGCAGCGCCCATCCGTTGACGGTGATCCATGCCGAATCGAACGATGACCGCTTCGCTGCCATCGGCAAGCTCGTTGCCGAATGGCGGCCGGTCCAACTGGTGGTCGGTCTGTCAACCCATGCCGATGGCACGCCGCACGAGATGACGCGACTGGCACAGAAGTTCGCCGAACGCCTGCGCCGCCGTTTCAACCTGCCGGTCGGCCTGGCCGACGAGCGCCTGACCTCGCTCGATGCCGAAGCCCGGCTTCGGGAAGCCGGCCATAACAGTAAGTCCGCCAGGCCGCTGCTCGATGCCGTGGCGGCCCAACTCATTCTTCAAACCTGGTTCGAAAGCCCGCACCATGCCGCCCCTGCCCAGCCCCCTGCCTGA
- a CDS encoding YqgE/AlgH family protein: MNSVNLTDNFLIAMPSLEDLYFSRALVYICEHNENGALGIIVNRPIDMTLAGLFEKIDIKLDAENLNNLPVYFGGPVQLDRGFVLHRPVGQWQSTLTVNDEVGLTSSRDVLTSVGSAGFPSEIIVTLGYSGWDAGQLEAELAQNSWLTVPAKNSILFDLPPEERLPAAMQKLGISFTQLSDVAGHA, from the coding sequence ATGAACAGCGTTAATCTCACCGACAATTTCCTGATTGCCATGCCGAGCCTGGAAGATCTGTATTTCTCCCGTGCGCTTGTCTATATCTGCGAGCACAACGAGAACGGAGCGCTGGGGATTATCGTCAACCGGCCAATCGACATGACATTGGCGGGGCTGTTCGAAAAGATCGACATCAAGCTGGATGCGGAAAATTTGAACAATCTGCCCGTCTATTTCGGCGGTCCGGTACAACTTGACCGCGGATTCGTGCTACATCGTCCGGTGGGACAGTGGCAGTCGACACTGACCGTGAATGACGAGGTCGGCTTGACCAGTTCGCGCGACGTCCTGACTTCGGTCGGGAGCGCGGGCTTCCCTTCCGAAATTATCGTGACGCTCGGTTACTCCGGCTGGGATGCCGGACAACTGGAAGCCGAACTGGCCCAAAATTCATGGCTAACGGTGCCCGCGAAGAACAGCATTCTTTTCGATCTGCCGCCGGAAGAGCGTTTGCCGGCGGCAATGCAGAAACTCGGCATCAGTTTCACACAGCTTTCCGACGTCGCCGGGCATGCCTGA
- a CDS encoding deoxyribodipyrimidine photo-lyase, with the protein MKIEKALVWFRRDLRDHDHGALSAALAEAGEVYCAFVFDREILDVLPSKRDRRVHFIRESLCELDAALRARGGGLIVRHGRATEEIPELARELGVAAVYANRDYEPAAKRRDNAISASLCDSGIEFHRFKDQTIFDREEVLTLAGKPFSVFTPYKNAWLKRLTAADCAACHCHGTLAQREHARVPSLDEIGFASTDLVELGIQPGMSGARALWDEFREERISRYGAMRDFPAVKGVSYLSVHLRFGTIGIRELVRTARENGADTWLSELIWRDFYFMILDHFPRVVGHAFKPEYDAIAWENWPEGLAAWREGRTGYPLVDAAMRQLTHCGWMHNRLRMVVASFLTKDLGIDWRLGERHFAEQLNDFDLSANNGGWQWAASTGCDAQPYFRIFNPVTQSEKFDPEGKFIRRYVPELTGVANRYIHSPWLISRSEQEAAGVIIGRDYPLPMVDHARARADTLARYSVIRKPAWP; encoded by the coding sequence ATGAAGATAGAAAAAGCACTTGTCTGGTTCCGTCGCGACCTGCGCGACCATGACCACGGAGCCCTGAGCGCGGCACTGGCCGAGGCGGGGGAGGTCTATTGCGCCTTCGTTTTCGACCGCGAGATTCTTGATGTGCTGCCGTCGAAGCGCGACCGGCGCGTGCATTTTATCCGTGAATCGCTTTGCGAACTCGACGCCGCGCTGCGCGCCAGGGGTGGTGGATTGATCGTGCGTCATGGTCGGGCGACCGAAGAGATTCCCGAACTGGCCCGCGAACTTGGCGTGGCCGCTGTGTACGCGAATCGTGATTACGAGCCGGCCGCGAAGCGGCGCGACAACGCGATCAGCGCAAGCTTGTGTGACTCGGGCATCGAGTTTCACCGTTTCAAGGATCAGACCATCTTCGACCGGGAGGAGGTTCTGACCTTGGCTGGCAAACCGTTCTCAGTCTTCACTCCCTACAAAAACGCCTGGTTGAAGCGGTTGACCGCAGCAGACTGTGCTGCCTGCCACTGTCACGGCACTCTGGCCCAGCGGGAGCATGCGCGAGTGCCCAGCCTCGATGAAATCGGCTTCGCGAGCACCGACCTTGTCGAACTCGGCATCCAGCCGGGCATGTCGGGCGCCCGCGCGCTTTGGGACGAGTTCCGCGAGGAGCGCATCTCGCGTTATGGCGCCATGCGCGATTTCCCTGCCGTGAAAGGCGTTTCATACCTCTCGGTGCACCTGCGCTTCGGCACGATCGGCATCCGCGAACTGGTCCGCACTGCTCGCGAAAATGGGGCCGATACCTGGCTCAGCGAGCTGATCTGGCGCGACTTCTATTTCATGATCCTCGACCACTTCCCACGCGTCGTCGGTCACGCCTTCAAGCCCGAATACGATGCCATTGCCTGGGAGAACTGGCCGGAAGGCCTGGCTGCGTGGCGAGAGGGTCGTACCGGCTACCCTCTGGTCGATGCCGCCATGCGCCAATTGACACACTGCGGCTGGATGCATAATCGCCTGCGCATGGTCGTCGCTTCATTCCTGACCAAGGATCTCGGTATCGACTGGCGACTGGGTGAAAGGCATTTTGCCGAGCAGCTCAACGACTTTGACCTCTCGGCCAACAACGGTGGCTGGCAATGGGCGGCATCGACAGGCTGTGATGCGCAGCCCTACTTTCGCATCTTCAACCCGGTTACCCAATCGGAGAAGTTTGATCCGGAAGGCAAGTTCATCCGCCGCTATGTGCCGGAGCTGACCGGTGTGGCGAACAGGTATATCCACAGCCCGTGGCTGATATCACGAAGCGAGCAGGAAGCGGCCGGAGTGATCATCGGTCGTGACTATCCGTTGCCGATGGTAGACCATGCCCGAGCGAGAGCGGATACCCTGGCCCGTTACTCGGTGATCAGGAAGCCTGCTTGGCCTTGA